CCACAATCTGGTCAAAAACCGGCTCGAGCGTTGCCAGGATGCCGCCGACGTCCTTGTCCCCCATCACGCTCACCACGCCGACCAGGAACCGGAAGTCGAACTCCTCGGCCAGCGACTGGGCGAGCGCGGCCGCGCCCGCCGGGTTGTGCGCGGCGTCGACGAACACCGTTGGGGCGCTGCGCATCCGCTCGAGTCGCCCGGGGCTGGCCACCGCGGCGAAACCCGCTCGCACCGCGTCGATGTCGAGCTGGCGGTTCGCGCCGGCACCGAAGAACGCCTCGACCGCGGCGAGTGCGATCGCCGCGTTGTGGGCCTGGTGTTCGCCGTGCAGCGGCAGGAACACGTCCGAGTAGACCCCGCCCAGGCCCTGCAGCTCGAGCAGCTGGCCACCGATCGCGACCTGGCGGCTCAACACCGCGAACTCCGAATCCTCGCGCGCCACAGCGGCATCGGCTCGCACGCTCTGGGCCAGCACGACCTCCATGGCCTCGGGCACCTGACGCCCGATGACCGCAACCGTGTCCGGCGCGCCGTCCTCGGCGCGGTGGATGATGCCGGCCTTCTCACCCGCGATGCCGGCGATGTCGTCGCCGAGATACTCGACATGGTCGACGCTGATCGGGGTGATCACCGCGACCGGCGCGTTGACCACATTCGTGGCGTCCCAGCGTCCGCCCAAACCCACTTCGATCACCGCCACCTCGATCGGGGCATCGGCGAACGCGGCAAACGCCATCGCGGTGAGCACCTCGAACTTGCTCATCGCGGGGCCTCCGTTGGCCTGAGACTGCTGGTCGATCATCTGCACAAACGGTTCGAGTTCGGTGTAGGTCGACACGTAAGTCGCTGGGCTGATGGGCTTTCCGTCGATCGCGATGCGTTCGACCGCGGACTGCAGGTGCGGGCTGGTGGTACGTCCGGTGCGTCGCTGCAGGGCGGTCAGCAATGCGTCGACCATCCGGGCCACCGAGGTTTTGCCGTTGGTGCCGGCGATGTGGATCGAGGGATAGCTGCGCTGCGGCGACCCGAGCAGATCCATCAGCGCCGAAATGCGGTCCAGGCTGGGCTCGATCTTGGTTTCCGGCCAGCGCTGGTCGAGTAGGTGCTCGACCTGGAGCAGCGCCGCGATCTCGTCGGGGGTCGGTACCGCCTCGACAGGCTGCGGGTCGTCGCCGTCGTAGTCCGGATCCGGCTCCAAAGTCACGCGAGCCCGTCCAACCTGGCCTTGATACGTTCGGTTTCCTCGCGCGCGACCCGCTGGCGCTCGCGTTGCTTCTCGACCTCCGCCTCAGGGGCTTTGGCCATAAAATTGGGATTGCCCAATTTCTTTGTGGTGGTGTCCAATTCCTTCTGCGCGGCGGCCAGAGCCTTTTCCAGGCGGCGCCGCTCGGCGGCCACGTCGATCGTGCCGGAGGTGTCGAGTTCGACGACGACGATGCCGCCCTTGAGCCCGACCTCCAACGACGCCGACGGGTTGAAATCCGCTGCGGGCTCGTTCAGCCACGCCAGCGCCGTGACGGCGCCGATCTGGCTGCTCAGGTCGGCGGAGTCGATGCCCGACAGTCGCGCCGGCACTTTCTGCCGGTCGGCCAGCCCTTGGTCGCTACGGAAGCGGCGAATCTCGGTGACCAACTTCTGCATATCGGTGATCCGTTGCTCGGCAACCGGATCCAAGGCAATACCGGATGACTGCGGCCATTCGGCGATCACCAGGGACTCGCCGCCAGTGAGCTTCTTCCACAGCGTCTCGGTGACGAACGGGATGACCGGGTGCAGCAGCTTGAGCAAAGCGTCCAGCACGAAGGCCAGCACGGCGGTGGTGTGCTCGTCCGCGGCCGACAATTGCACCTTGGCCAACTCGAGATACCAGTCGCAGAACTCGTCCCACGCGAAGTGATAGAGCGACTCGCAGGCTCGGCTGAACTCGTAGGCGTCGAACGCCGAATCCACCTCGGTGCGAACCTCTTCGAGCCGGCCCAGGATCCAGCGGTCGGCGTCGGTGAGCTCGTCGAGGCCCGGTAGCGGCGCCGGTGCGGCGCCGTTCATCATCGCGAACCGGGTGGCGTTGAAGAGCTTGGTCGCGAAGTTACGCGACGCCCGGGCGGCATCCTCGCCGATCGACAGGTCACCGCCGGGGCTGGCACCACGGGCCAACGTGAAGCGCAGCGCGTCCACCCCGAACGTCTGGACCCAGTCCAGCGGGTCGATGCCGTTGCCCTTGGACTTGCTCATCTTGCGGCCGAACTCGTCGCGGATCAGGCCGTGCAGGAACACATTCTGAAACGGCACCTGCGGGCCGCGTGCGCCGTCGAGCGTGATGACGTCGTCCCCGCCGACGAAGGTGCCGAACATCATCATCCGCGCCACCCAGAAGAAGATGATGTCGTAACCGGTCACCAAAACGGTTGTCGGATAGAACTTCTCGATCTCGGCGGTGCGGTCCGGCCAGCCCAGAGTGGAGAACGGCCACAGCGCCGACGAGAACCAGGTGTCGAGCACGTCGGGGTCCTGCTCCCAGCCTTCGGGCGGGGTCTCGTCCGGGCCGACGCACACCATCTGCCCGTCGGGACCGTGCCAGATTGGGATCCGATGTCCCCACCACAGCTGGCGGGAGATGCACCAGTCGTGCATGTTGTCCACCCAGCCGAACCAGCGCGGCTCGAGGCTCTTCGGGTGAATCACCGTGTCTCCGTTGCGCACAGCGTCGCTCGCGGCCTTGGCCAACGACTCCACCCTGACCCACCACTGCAGCGACAGCCGCGGCTCGATCGGCTCCCCGCTGCGCTCAGAGTGCCCGACGCTGTGCAGGTACGGCCGTTTCTCGGCGACGATACGGCCTTGCGCGGCCAACTCCTCGCGGACTTTGATGCGCGCGTCGAAGCGGTCCAGGCCGTCGAATTTCGTTCCGGTGTCGGCGATTCGGCCGCGGGTGTCGAGCATCGTCGGCATCGGCAGCTTGTGCCGCAAACCGATCTCGAAGTCGTTGGGGTCGTGCGCAGGCGTCACTTTGACCGCTCCCGTTCCGAACTCGGGATCGACGTGCGCGTCGGCCACGATCACGATGTCGCGGTCGATGAAGGGGTGCGGAAGGGTCTGGCCGACCAGGTCGCGGTACCGCTCGTCGTCGGGGTGCACCGCGATCGCGGTGTCGCCGAGCATGGTCTCGAGCCGGGTGGTGGCGACCACGATGTGCGGTTCGTCGTCGTTCATGGAGCCGTAGCGGAACGAAACCAGCTCGCCCTCGACGTCCTTGTAGTCGACCTCGATGTCGGAGATCGCGGTCTCGAGCACCGGCGACCAGTTGACCAGTCGCTCGGCACGGTAGATCAGGCCGGCCTCGTAGAGCTGTTTGAAGATCGTGCGGACCGCCCGCGACAGCCCTTCGTCCATCGTGAAACGGTCGCGGCTCCAGTCGACGCCGTCACCCAGCGCCCGCATCTGCCAGCCGATGTTGCCACCGGTCTCGCGCTTCCAGTCCCACACCTTTTCGACGAACAGTTCGCGGCCGAGGTCCTCTTTGCTCTTGCCGTCGGCGGCGAGCTGCTTTTCGACGGCGATCTGTACCGCGATGCCGGCGTGGTCCATCCCGGGCTGCCACAGCACCTCGTAACCCTGCATGCGCTTGCGTCGGGTCAGGGCGTCCATCAGCGTGTGGTCGAGCGCGTGACCCATGTGCAGGCTGCCGTTGACGTTCGGCGGCGGCAGCACGATCGAATACGGCGGCTTGTCACTGGTGGGGTCGGCGGTGAAATAGCCGGCGTCGACCCAACGCTGATAGATCTCGGCTTCTACTGCGCCCGGATCCCACGCCTTAGGCAGATCGTCTGCCCGCGAGTCAGCGGTGCGTTCTGGGCTTGTGGTCACGCGTCAAGTCTAGAAAGCCCCGAGGCGCGCGACGAACGCCGCCCGTCGCGGGCGGTTACTTCTTTCCGAACAGTCCACCGAGGATCTCGCCCGCCTTGGAGCCCAGCGCCTTGCCGAGCGCGGTGCCCAGCGATGCGTTGCCGCCGGCCACCTCGCCCAGAATGCTGCCCAGCACGTCGTTGAGCGCACCCCCGGATGACGCTTCCTTTTTGGTCGGGGCTTCCTTCTGGCCGAGCTGCTTACCGATATAGGCGAGCACGATCGGAGCCAGGATCGGCAGGAGCTGCTTGAGCAGGTCGCTGTTACCACCGCCGCCAGCCAAAGCGCTGGCGACCTGGGCGGCGTCGTTGCCGCCGAAGATCTTCGCGATGGCCTGCTGACCGTCGGACTCATCGACGTGATCCAGGCTCACGCCGCCGTCGAGCAGACCGCTGGCGGCGTGGTTGTCGGCCGCGGAAGCGATGTTGCCGGCGTGCTCGGGGTCCTGCGCGTTCTCCTGAAGGCCGCCGACGAGCACCGGCACCAGCAGTCGCACCGCCTGGTCCACGTCCTTTTCGTCGGCGCCGATCTTGCTGGCGATGTCACTCGTCGGAATCTGGGACAGCAGATCTTCAAGACCAGACATGGACCCGTCCACCTAACGTCGCTTCCAGTGGTGTGATTCTGCCGATGACACTAGCCCAGCCGATCTTGTTCGACAGGAGTTCTTTTCAGGCAAGATCGATCAGCGGTGCATCAACCGGGCGGTCTCGAGGGAAACCTCCGCGGCCGGCAATCGGGCCATCAGCGCATCGCCCATCGCGGCCGCCGGGGTCAGCACTCCGCGCAGATCCGACAGCGCGTCACGGTCTTGGGCCAGGGCCAGACCACTTTCTCCCAACAGCACCGCGGTGGCCTTGTAGCCGGGGTCACCCTTCTGCGACATGGTGGCGACGTAGCGCGCGCCGGAGGTGGTCGTCGTATAAGTCTCGACTTTGTAGAAGCCGCGCTCGCGGACCGCTTCGCTCGGCCCAGTGCCTGGTTTGGGAAGCGCCCGATCCACCAGTTTGCGCGGCAGTAGGCGGAAATAGCGACTACCCAGTGCTGACGCCGCATTGCTCACGCCGGTGATCACAGCCGAGACGACCGGCGCCGCGAAGGACGACCCGACGCTCATGTGCTCGCTGTAGCGAAACCGCCTACCGTAGGCGTAGTCCTGTAACGCGTTGCTGCGCCGAACAATTCGGGTATTCGGCCCTGCCATCATGAAGGCCGCCGTGTACAGGCCGGTCAGCTCCGGCGCGATCTGACCGCCACGGCGTCGACGCAGATCCGGTTGCGGGCCGAGTTCGGGCTCCGCGCCCCGGTCCGGGCTGAGGGTGTACGGATCGGCGAATTGCCGGCGTGCATCGGGATCCCTCGACACCGCGTCGAACACCTCCACCCCTGATGCGATAGTGCCGCCGGACAGGCCACCGGAGAGCGACCGCACGACGAAGTCGGTGTCGGTCAATTCACCGCTGCCGTCTGCGAGAGCGCGTCGGTGGAGCGCGTAAACCGTGAGATCCGAAGGCACGGAGTCGAACCCGCACGCGTGCACGATGCGGGCGCCGGTGTCCTGAGCCTGCTTGTGGTAGAGGTCGATGCTGTCGCGGATGAACGGCGGTTCGCCGGTCAGGTCGGCGTAGTCGGTGCCCGCCGCCGCGCAGGCAGCCACCAGTGGCAGGCCGTACCTGCTGTAGGGCCCGACGGTGGTGATCACCACCTGCGTCCGCTCGGCCATGGCGTCCAGCGTCTTCGGCGACGAGGCATCGGCGGTCAGCAGCTGCCACGACTGCGCCGACGGCCCCAGCGTGTCGCGGATCGCCCGCAACCGATCGGTCGACCGGCCGGCCAGCGCGATGCGCGCGCTGCCGCCGGCCCGGGCCAGGTATTCGGCCGTCAGCTTGCCGACGAAGCCGGTCGCGCCGTAGAGGACGATGTCGTATTCGCGCGTCGCAGTCACGCGCGCGACGCTACTCCGAGCGCCCCGGGCCAATCCACGCGTTCCCCCAGCACGTGCTCAGCAAGGAACGCCAGCACCGTTTCGTACCAGATCTTGGCGTGCTGCGGCGCGAGCACCCAGTGGTCCTCGGACGGGAAATACAGAAATCGATGCGGGCTGCTGCCGTCCTCACCGGCCGGCAGCGCCGATGAGTCCAACAACTCGTACCAGAGCCGAAGACCCTCACCGATCGGCACGCGATAATCCTTGTCGCCGTGGATAACCAGCATCGGGGTGCGGATGTTGCCTACGAAACGGTGCGGCGAATTGGCCGCGGTCATCTCCGGCGTCATCTCGCGTCGCCAGTAGTAGGCGGTGTCGGTGGTCGGACCGAACTGGTCGAGCGCCCACAAACTGGCATGGGTCACGATCGCGGCGAACCGGTCGGTGTGGCCCGCGATCCAGTTCGCCATGTATCCGCCGAAGGAGCCGCCCATCGCGGCGGTTCGGGTCGCGTCGATGCGGGGGTGCGCGCAGGCCGCGTCGGTCGCGGCCATCAGATCGTCGAAAGGCGGTCCGCCCCAAGCGCCCCAACCGCGCTGGATGAAGTCCTGCCCGTAACCGGTCGACAGTGCCGGATCGGGCAGCAGCACCGCGTAGCCCTTCGCCGCCATCAGCCACGGGTTCCAGCGCCAGGCCCAGCCGTTCCAGCTGCCAAGCGGCCCGCCGTGTACCCATAACAGCAGTGGAGCGCGCGCCTCGCCTTCGGGCAGCACCAGCCACGACCGCACCGTGGTGCCGTCGGCAGCTTTCGTGGACATCTCGGTCAATGTGCCCGGCAGCGCGGGCAATTCGAGGCACGGAAGCGTCGTGACGGTGCCGTCGGGGTCGATGCGCACCGGGTGTGGCGGTGCGGCATAGGAACTCCGCAACGCGTACAGCACCCCGTCGGGTGCGGTGACGACGTCGCTGTAACCGAAATCGTCGTCGGTGAGTTGCGTGACGGTCGCTTCCTGGACGTCCACGCGGAAGATCGGCGCGCGGCCGTTCTGGTCAGCGGTGACGACCAGCGTCGCGCCGTCGCCAGACCAGGCGATAGAACTCGGCCGCCGGTCCCATTCTTCGGCCAGGGTCCGCGGAGCATCACCAAATTCCATGTGCTGCAATGTCATTCGTGGGGCCCGGTGTGGGGTGGTGATGGTCTCGCGGGTAAACGCGACACTCGAGCCGTCGGGCGCGATCGCGGGATGGTCCAGGTTGGCGTCAGGATCGTCGGCGATCACACTTCGCTGCCCGGAGGCCAACTCGATCCTCATCAGCACCGACCGCTGGGTGGGCCCGGGCCCACTGAGCTGCCACGTCGTGACGAGGAAGGCGCCGTCGGCGCTGATGTCGAAATCGGCGTCTCCGAAGCCGGCGGCCAGCAGAGCGGCACCCGGATGCGGCGTCAGGTCACGTAATCCCTTGGCGTCGAGGAGATGCGGCTCACCCGGCCCGACGTCGGCGTTCCAGAACCGCACCGGGTAGTCGGTGTGCAAAATCGCGGTGATCTTGCCGTCTTTGCGTAGGTCGCGCAACCGGCGATCCTCGTCGACATCGGCCGCCGCCGGTAACATCGCCGCGCTGATCACCGTGGTATCGGCGCCGCGTGCGGTGCGTACGGCGCTGACGCCCCCGGGCGCGCTCGACACCTCGACGGCCTCGCCGCCCCCAGCCGGCAGCCGCCAGAGCGATGCGGGCGGCTTGCTGTCGTCATCGGTCGGCCGCGACGACAGGAACAGCAGGTCGCCGTCGGTCGTGAACGTCGGCGCCGACTCACCGTTGGCGCTGCGGGTCATCCGCCGGGCCGGGCGCCGGCCGCCGGGGTCGAGCTCCCACACGGCGCTGACGTACTCGTTCCGCTTGTCGTTGAGCTCGGCCACCGTCGTCACCAACCGCGAGCCGTCCGCCGAAAGGGCGAGACCGGAGACGCGCGGGAGTGCTACGTAGTCGTCGAGATTGTCGAACGGCGATGAGGTCATCCGTCGTTGGTAACACAGGCTGCGTCAGCCGGCCCAGACGTCCTCGACGTAGTGGTCGGATTCAACGAGGCTGCTCAGCCAGTCGTGGGCGTGGCTGTCGTCGGCGCCCGTGCGCGCCCGATAGATGTCCAAGAACGACCTTCGCACGGCCGGCGCCATGCGGGCGCCGTCACCGCACACGTAGACGTGGGCGTCTTTGGCTGGATCGCCCAGCAGGTCCCACACTTCGTCGGCGTCCGCGGCGATCCTGTCTTGCACATAGCGAACCCCGTCGTGCGGCGCACGGGAGAACGCGGGTCGCATTCGCACGATGCCCAGCGCTTCGGCCTGCTCGAACCGGTCACGGAAGATGTAGTCGACGTCCGGGTCACGGACTCCGAAAAAGCAGAGCGCCGGCTGCACCGGAGCCCCGGCGCGTTGCGCGGCGAGCCGGTCACCAAGGAAACCGAGAAACGGCGCGACGCCGGTGCCGGCGCTGACCAGGATCACAATCTTGGCCGGATCGGCACCGGCGCGAAACGCCTGCCGGGCGGGGTCAATCCGGGCCCGGATCACCTGTCCGGGTCGGACTGTCGCGAGATAGTTGGACGCGACGCCCTTGAATAGACCGTGCCCGGACCGGGCCGGCGCGTCGAGCACGCTGACAACCAGCCCCACCGTGCGCGGTGACAGCATCGACGAGGAGGCGATCGAATAGTGCCTCGGCACCATCGGATCGAGTAACTCAAGCAGTTCGGCACCGGTAAGGACACATTCCGGGCAGTCTTCGAGGCACTCCAATACGCTCAGCGGACAGCCGTCCGGTGCCTCGGACAGTTCGGTCAGCCGCCGACGCTGCTCAGGATTGGTGTTGGCGGCGGCGAGGCTGCGTAATTGGCTGCTGGTCACCGGTTTTCGCAATTCGACGAAGTGGGTGAGCAGTTCCCGTGCGCTGACCTCCCGGT
This genomic stretch from Mycobacterium paraterrae harbors:
- the folC gene encoding bifunctional tetrahydrofolate synthase/dihydrofolate synthase produces the protein MEPDPDYDGDDPQPVEAVPTPDEIAALLQVEHLLDQRWPETKIEPSLDRISALMDLLGSPQRSYPSIHIAGTNGKTSVARMVDALLTALQRRTGRTTSPHLQSAVERIAIDGKPISPATYVSTYTELEPFVQMIDQQSQANGGPAMSKFEVLTAMAFAAFADAPIEVAVIEVGLGGRWDATNVVNAPVAVITPISVDHVEYLGDDIAGIAGEKAGIIHRAEDGAPDTVAVIGRQVPEAMEVVLAQSVRADAAVAREDSEFAVLSRQVAIGGQLLELQGLGGVYSDVFLPLHGEHQAHNAAIALAAVEAFFGAGANRQLDIDAVRAGFAAVASPGRLERMRSAPTVFVDAAHNPAGAAALAQSLAEEFDFRFLVGVVSVMGDKDVGGILATLEPVFDQIVVTHNGSPRALDVETLALTAQQYFGPDRVVTAENLRDAIDAATALVDEADAEGESFSGTGIVITGSVVTAGAARSLFGRDPA
- a CDS encoding valine--tRNA ligase, which encodes MTTSPERTADSRADDLPKAWDPGAVEAEIYQRWVDAGYFTADPTSDKPPYSIVLPPPNVNGSLHMGHALDHTLMDALTRRKRMQGYEVLWQPGMDHAGIAVQIAVEKQLAADGKSKEDLGRELFVEKVWDWKRETGGNIGWQMRALGDGVDWSRDRFTMDEGLSRAVRTIFKQLYEAGLIYRAERLVNWSPVLETAISDIEVDYKDVEGELVSFRYGSMNDDEPHIVVATTRLETMLGDTAIAVHPDDERYRDLVGQTLPHPFIDRDIVIVADAHVDPEFGTGAVKVTPAHDPNDFEIGLRHKLPMPTMLDTRGRIADTGTKFDGLDRFDARIKVREELAAQGRIVAEKRPYLHSVGHSERSGEPIEPRLSLQWWVRVESLAKAASDAVRNGDTVIHPKSLEPRWFGWVDNMHDWCISRQLWWGHRIPIWHGPDGQMVCVGPDETPPEGWEQDPDVLDTWFSSALWPFSTLGWPDRTAEIEKFYPTTVLVTGYDIIFFWVARMMMFGTFVGGDDVITLDGARGPQVPFQNVFLHGLIRDEFGRKMSKSKGNGIDPLDWVQTFGVDALRFTLARGASPGGDLSIGEDAARASRNFATKLFNATRFAMMNGAAPAPLPGLDELTDADRWILGRLEEVRTEVDSAFDAYEFSRACESLYHFAWDEFCDWYLELAKVQLSAADEHTTAVLAFVLDALLKLLHPVIPFVTETLWKKLTGGESLVIAEWPQSSGIALDPVAEQRITDMQKLVTEIRRFRSDQGLADRQKVPARLSGIDSADLSSQIGAVTALAWLNEPAADFNPSASLEVGLKGGIVVVELDTSGTIDVAAERRRLEKALAAAQKELDTTTKKLGNPNFMAKAPEAEVEKQRERQRVAREETERIKARLDGLA
- a CDS encoding DUF937 domain-containing protein, whose amino-acid sequence is MSGLEDLLSQIPTSDIASKIGADEKDVDQAVRLLVPVLVGGLQENAQDPEHAGNIASAADNHAASGLLDGGVSLDHVDESDGQQAIAKIFGGNDAAQVASALAGGGGNSDLLKQLLPILAPIVLAYIGKQLGQKEAPTKKEASSGGALNDVLGSILGEVAGGNASLGTALGKALGSKAGEILGGLFGKK
- a CDS encoding saccharopine dehydrogenase family protein, producing the protein MTATREYDIVLYGATGFVGKLTAEYLARAGGSARIALAGRSTDRLRAIRDTLGPSAQSWQLLTADASSPKTLDAMAERTQVVITTVGPYSRYGLPLVAACAAAGTDYADLTGEPPFIRDSIDLYHKQAQDTGARIVHACGFDSVPSDLTVYALHRRALADGSGELTDTDFVVRSLSGGLSGGTIASGVEVFDAVSRDPDARRQFADPYTLSPDRGAEPELGPQPDLRRRRGGQIAPELTGLYTAAFMMAGPNTRIVRRSNALQDYAYGRRFRYSEHMSVGSSFAAPVVSAVITGVSNAASALGSRYFRLLPRKLVDRALPKPGTGPSEAVRERGFYKVETYTTTTSGARYVATMSQKGDPGYKATAVLLGESGLALAQDRDALSDLRGVLTPAAAMGDALMARLPAAEVSLETARLMHR
- a CDS encoding S9 family peptidase is translated as MTSSPFDNLDDYVALPRVSGLALSADGSRLVTTVAELNDKRNEYVSAVWELDPGGRRPARRMTRSANGESAPTFTTDGDLLFLSSRPTDDDSKPPASLWRLPAGGGEAVEVSSAPGGVSAVRTARGADTTVISAAMLPAAADVDEDRRLRDLRKDGKITAILHTDYPVRFWNADVGPGEPHLLDAKGLRDLTPHPGAALLAAGFGDADFDISADGAFLVTTWQLSGPGPTQRSVLMRIELASGQRSVIADDPDANLDHPAIAPDGSSVAFTRETITTPHRAPRMTLQHMEFGDAPRTLAEEWDRRPSSIAWSGDGATLVVTADQNGRAPIFRVDVQEATVTQLTDDDFGYSDVVTAPDGVLYALRSSYAAPPHPVRIDPDGTVTTLPCLELPALPGTLTEMSTKAADGTTVRSWLVLPEGEARAPLLLWVHGGPLGSWNGWAWRWNPWLMAAKGYAVLLPDPALSTGYGQDFIQRGWGAWGGPPFDDLMAATDAACAHPRIDATRTAAMGGSFGGYMANWIAGHTDRFAAIVTHASLWALDQFGPTTDTAYYWRREMTPEMTAANSPHRFVGNIRTPMLVIHGDKDYRVPIGEGLRLWYELLDSSALPAGEDGSSPHRFLYFPSEDHWVLAPQHAKIWYETVLAFLAEHVLGERVDWPGALGVASRA